The genomic interval GGGCCGCACGAGCAGCCAGACGAACCACAGGACGACGGCGAACAGCGGCACCCCCAGGACCAGGCGCGCCACGCCCAGGGCGCTGATGGTCTCCTGGCCCGCGAGGTAGAGCGGCACCTCCACCACCAGGCGCAGGGCGAACATCGCGGCGAGCACGACGGTGCCCAGCACGTAGCGGCGGCGGTCGGCGGCACGCTCGGGGTCGGTGCGCCAGGAGGAGCGGCCGGGTGAGGCGGTGCCGTCCGCCGTCTCCTGGCCGGGCTGCTGGGCACTGGCGCGCCACAGCTCCATGAGCACGCCCACCAGCGGCCAGCGCGCCGCGAGGGACACGAGGCAGGCGGTGAGCCACACGGCGTTGATGATGAGGCCGGTGGCGTAGAAGTTCGACGCCTGGCCACTGCGCCAGGCCCACACGGCGCTCACAAGGGCGAGGGCCGCACCGCCCAGGGCCTGGGTGAGCGGCTGGCGCTGGGCCAGGCGCGCCGCCGTGGCCAGGGCGCTCAGGGCGAGGGAGGCCGCCACGGCCGCCACGAGCGCCGTCGGGCGCAGCGCCATGACGACGACGAAGACGAGTGTCGGCAGGACGGACTCCGCCGCCCCCCGCCAGCCGCCCACTGCGGCGGCGGCGTCGAAACGCTCACCACTGATCGCACCGAGGCCGGTGCGCGGACCGGCGGGGACCTGAGCGGCGGAGGCCTGGGCCGTGGGGTCCTGGGCGCTGTGGGCGACGGCGGCGTCGCTCACGCCGTCGCGAA from Actinomyces respiraculi carries:
- a CDS encoding DUF3159 domain-containing protein gives rise to the protein MSGERFDAAAAVGGWRGAAESVLPTLVFVVVMALRPTALVAAVAASLALSALATAARLAQRQPLTQALGGAALALVSAVWAWRSGQASNFYATGLIINAVWLTACLVSLAARWPLVGVLMELWRASAQQPGQETADGTASPGRSSWRTDPERAADRRRYVLGTVVLAAMFALRLVVEVPLYLAGQETISALGVARLVLGVPLFAVVLWFVWLLVRPAHRP